One window of Vespa velutina chromosome 2, iVesVel2.1, whole genome shotgun sequence genomic DNA carries:
- the LOC124946360 gene encoding ectonucleotide pyrophosphatase/phosphodiesterase family member 5-like isoform X1, whose translation MMLTITLFLFILCNIKQGQFVSVHPKLLVVSYDAFRYDYFNKNVTPYMNKLRNEGTHADYMMNIFVTKTFPNHHTMATGLYAETHGVVDNEVYDPVSGNITKYSSQLYHYDNRILPIWTINEKNIGRHSGTMMWPGSIFEYGGITPTYGQAFNETVNWEKRVDTLISWFVDPTMPINLGILYIEEPDYHGHFIGINNYSFNKILEKLDEITKYLHIKLEQYGLNDVNVIHLSDHGMATVTLDRIIDLNKYINSTDYTFVGTSPGLHIYPNRGKEQLIYQNLKLAAEETMNFKVYRKHEIPEKYHYGNNKRVGPIFVIANVGYAFQNLNDTIQFYKKKFNITVDSTSEFGLHGYDNGAREMHPIFFAKGPAFVPGCKLEPFKNTDLFPLFCKILDIKCPKTNGSLTNISRCLKLQSDNISILTYQIIFVGITLVITLIGIAGAILMFVIRKRRVERSNYRYRAI comes from the exons ATGATGCTCACgattactttatttctttttattttatgtaatattaaacaaGGTCAATTTGTATCCGTACATCCTAAATTATTAGTGGTATCATATGATGCTTTTAG ATACGATTActtcaataaaaatgttacaccttatatgaataaattgaGGAACGAAGGCACGCATGCCGATTATATgatgaatatttttgttactaaAACTTTTCCAAATCATCATACAATGGCAACTGGATTATATGCAGAAACTCATGGTGTTGTGGACAACGAAGTTTATGACCCTGTCTCTGGCAACATTACCAAATATTCGTCACAACTTTATCATTACGACAATAGGATTCTACCGATTTGgacaattaatgaaaaaaatataggaagACATAGTGGCACAATGATGTGGCCTGGTAGTATATTTGAATATGGTGGCATCACTCCTACTTATGGACaa gCCTTTAACGAAACTGTTAATTGGGAAAAAAGAGTAGATACATTGATATCATGGTTTGTAGACCCCACAATGCCAATAAATTTAGGAATATTGTATATAGAAGAACCAGATTATCATGGTCATTTCATTGgaataaacaattattcttttaataaaattcttgaaaaattagatgaaattacaaaatacTTACATATCAAATTAGAGCAATACGGTTTAAATGATGTTAATGTTATCCACTTAAGCGATCATGGAATGGCAACTGTTACATTGGACAGAATAATAGACTTGAATAAGTACATTAATAGTACTGATTATACTTTTGTAGGAACATCACCAGGTTTACATATTTATCCAAATCGAG gAAAAGAACagttaatatatcaaaatctGAAACTTGCCGCAGAAGAAACAATGAATTTCAAAGTTTACAGAAAACACGAAATTccagaaaaatatcattatggCAATAACAAACGTGTTGGTCCTATTTTTGTTATAGCAAACGTGGGATATGCGTTTCAGAATCTTAACGACACTATTCAGTTTTATAAGAAGAAGTTTAATATCACTG TCGATAGCACATCAGAATTTGGATTACATGGTTATGACAATGGAGCAAGAGAAATGCATCCAATATTCTTTGCAAAAGGACCTGCATTTGTTCCTGGTTGCAAGTTGGAGCCATTCAAAAATACTGATCTGTTTcctttattttgtaaaatactCGACATAAAGTGTCCAAAAACAAATGGTTCTTTGACAAATATAAGCAGATGCCTTAAATTACAATCTGATAATATTTCGATACTAACTTATCaaattatat TTGTAGGTATTACACTTGTTATAACACTTATAGGAATTGCTGGAGCTATACTGATGTTTGTaatacgaaagagaagagtagaAAGATCTAACTACAGATACAGAGCTATATAG
- the LOC124946360 gene encoding ectonucleotide pyrophosphatase/phosphodiesterase family member 5-like isoform X2, with protein MMLTITLFLFILCNIKQGQFVSVHPKLLVVSYDAFRYDYFNKNVTPYMNKLRNEGTHADYMMNIFVTKTFPNHHTMATGLYAETHGVVDNEVYDPVSGNITKYSSQLYHYDNRILPIWTINEKNIGRHSGTMMWPGSIFEYGGITPTYGQAFNETVNWEKRVDTLISWFVDPTMPINLGILYIEEPDYHGHFIGINNYSFNKILEKLDEITKYLHIKLEQYGLNDVNVIHLSDHGMATVTLDRIIDLNKYINSTDYTFVGTSPGLHIYPNRGKEQLIYQNLKLAAEETMNFKVYRKHEIPEKYHYGNNKRVGPIFVIANVGYAFQNLNDTIQFYKKKFNITVDSTSEFGLHGYDNGAREMHPIFFAKGPAFVPGCKLEPFKNTDLFPLFCKILDIKCPKTNGSLTNISRCLKLQSDNISILTYQII; from the exons ATGATGCTCACgattactttatttctttttattttatgtaatattaaacaaGGTCAATTTGTATCCGTACATCCTAAATTATTAGTGGTATCATATGATGCTTTTAG ATACGATTActtcaataaaaatgttacaccttatatgaataaattgaGGAACGAAGGCACGCATGCCGATTATATgatgaatatttttgttactaaAACTTTTCCAAATCATCATACAATGGCAACTGGATTATATGCAGAAACTCATGGTGTTGTGGACAACGAAGTTTATGACCCTGTCTCTGGCAACATTACCAAATATTCGTCACAACTTTATCATTACGACAATAGGATTCTACCGATTTGgacaattaatgaaaaaaatataggaagACATAGTGGCACAATGATGTGGCCTGGTAGTATATTTGAATATGGTGGCATCACTCCTACTTATGGACaa gCCTTTAACGAAACTGTTAATTGGGAAAAAAGAGTAGATACATTGATATCATGGTTTGTAGACCCCACAATGCCAATAAATTTAGGAATATTGTATATAGAAGAACCAGATTATCATGGTCATTTCATTGgaataaacaattattcttttaataaaattcttgaaaaattagatgaaattacaaaatacTTACATATCAAATTAGAGCAATACGGTTTAAATGATGTTAATGTTATCCACTTAAGCGATCATGGAATGGCAACTGTTACATTGGACAGAATAATAGACTTGAATAAGTACATTAATAGTACTGATTATACTTTTGTAGGAACATCACCAGGTTTACATATTTATCCAAATCGAG gAAAAGAACagttaatatatcaaaatctGAAACTTGCCGCAGAAGAAACAATGAATTTCAAAGTTTACAGAAAACACGAAATTccagaaaaatatcattatggCAATAACAAACGTGTTGGTCCTATTTTTGTTATAGCAAACGTGGGATATGCGTTTCAGAATCTTAACGACACTATTCAGTTTTATAAGAAGAAGTTTAATATCACTG TCGATAGCACATCAGAATTTGGATTACATGGTTATGACAATGGAGCAAGAGAAATGCATCCAATATTCTTTGCAAAAGGACCTGCATTTGTTCCTGGTTGCAAGTTGGAGCCATTCAAAAATACTGATCTGTTTcctttattttgtaaaatactCGACATAAAGTGTCCAAAAACAAATGGTTCTTTGACAAATATAAGCAGATGCCTTAAATTACAATCTGATAATATTTCGATACTAACTTATCaaattatat GA
- the LOC124946362 gene encoding upstream stimulatory factor 2-like isoform X1: MTSLPRPVTSSREFWQIQTFLVENMDILDQHLQQQDVSTVGTKDESGTGIVIEEAEIVDCEAEAVGDDGMRYQEALAYRVVQVNGTSSSNEIELPVGQPGSNTVQVLTSPLNGQFYVIGNANDVFTTAQTSRSLVPRTTLQIETPRNCTTGLKKRDDRRRATHNEVERRRRDKINNWIAKLGKIIPECNATTNTSAGGNGGEGKANYETQSKGGILAKACEYIGELRAANQGLGQCLRDNEKLRQEITALKQLISQLKRENLQLRTQLSSSSGTSADVHLSS, encoded by the exons ATGACCTCGTTGCCGCGTCCCGTGACCAGCTCACGTGAATTTTGGCAAATTCAAACATTTTTGGTGGAAAATATGGACATTTTGGATCAGCACCTTCAACAACAGGATGTCAG CACCGTTGGAACAAAGGATGAATCTGGAACAGGAATAGTTATTGAAGAAGCAGAGATTGTTGATTGTGAAG CAGAAGCAGTTGGAGATGATGGAATGCGATATCAGGAAGCACTTGCTTATAGAGTGGTTCAAGTAAATGGTACGTCAAGCAGTAATGAAATAGAACTGCCCGTAGGACAACCAGGAAGCAATACTGTACAAGTTTTAACGTCTCCTTTGAATGGACAGTTTTATGTCATTGGCAATGCTAATGATGTTTTCACTACTGCTCAAACGTCTAGGTCATTAGTTCCAAGGACTACTCTTCAAATAGAAACACCAAGAAATTGTACTACTGGTTTAAAGAAG AGAGACGACAGAAGAAGAGCAACGCACAATGAAGTTGAACGTCGGCGtagagataaaattaataattggaTTGCAAAATTGGGAAAAATAATACCTGAATGTAATGCCACGACCAATACTAGCGCAGGCGGTAATGGTGGAGAGGGAAAGGCAAATTATGAAACACAG AGCAAAGGAGGGATTTTAGCGAAGGCTTGTGAGTACATAGGCGAATTACGTGCAGCAAATCAGGGCTTGGGTCAATGTTTacgagataatgaaaaattaagacAGGAAATAACTGCCTTAAAACAGCTGATTTCGCAATTAAAACGCGAAAACCTTCAGCTTCGAACACAGTTGTCTTCATCTTCAGGGACAAGTGCTGATGTCCATTTGAGTTCGTAA
- the LOC124946362 gene encoding upstream stimulatory factor 2-like isoform X2: MTSLPRPVTSSREFWQIQTFLVENMDILDQHLQQQDVSTVGTKDESGTGIVIEEAEIVDCEEAVGDDGMRYQEALAYRVVQVNGTSSSNEIELPVGQPGSNTVQVLTSPLNGQFYVIGNANDVFTTAQTSRSLVPRTTLQIETPRNCTTGLKKRDDRRRATHNEVERRRRDKINNWIAKLGKIIPECNATTNTSAGGNGGEGKANYETQSKGGILAKACEYIGELRAANQGLGQCLRDNEKLRQEITALKQLISQLKRENLQLRTQLSSSSGTSADVHLSS, encoded by the exons ATGACCTCGTTGCCGCGTCCCGTGACCAGCTCACGTGAATTTTGGCAAATTCAAACATTTTTGGTGGAAAATATGGACATTTTGGATCAGCACCTTCAACAACAGGATGTCAG CACCGTTGGAACAAAGGATGAATCTGGAACAGGAATAGTTATTGAAGAAGCAGAGATTGTTGATTGTGAAG AAGCAGTTGGAGATGATGGAATGCGATATCAGGAAGCACTTGCTTATAGAGTGGTTCAAGTAAATGGTACGTCAAGCAGTAATGAAATAGAACTGCCCGTAGGACAACCAGGAAGCAATACTGTACAAGTTTTAACGTCTCCTTTGAATGGACAGTTTTATGTCATTGGCAATGCTAATGATGTTTTCACTACTGCTCAAACGTCTAGGTCATTAGTTCCAAGGACTACTCTTCAAATAGAAACACCAAGAAATTGTACTACTGGTTTAAAGAAG AGAGACGACAGAAGAAGAGCAACGCACAATGAAGTTGAACGTCGGCGtagagataaaattaataattggaTTGCAAAATTGGGAAAAATAATACCTGAATGTAATGCCACGACCAATACTAGCGCAGGCGGTAATGGTGGAGAGGGAAAGGCAAATTATGAAACACAG AGCAAAGGAGGGATTTTAGCGAAGGCTTGTGAGTACATAGGCGAATTACGTGCAGCAAATCAGGGCTTGGGTCAATGTTTacgagataatgaaaaattaagacAGGAAATAACTGCCTTAAAACAGCTGATTTCGCAATTAAAACGCGAAAACCTTCAGCTTCGAACACAGTTGTCTTCATCTTCAGGGACAAGTGCTGATGTCCATTTGAGTTCGTAA
- the LOC124946362 gene encoding upstream stimulatory factor 2-like isoform X3 translates to MMKTHIPPVPPEVSSRSPDSARCALTAVGRQESWNTVGTKDESGTGIVIEEAEIVDCEAEAVGDDGMRYQEALAYRVVQVNGTSSSNEIELPVGQPGSNTVQVLTSPLNGQFYVIGNANDVFTTAQTSRSLVPRTTLQIETPRNCTTGLKKRDDRRRATHNEVERRRRDKINNWIAKLGKIIPECNATTNTSAGGNGGEGKANYETQSKGGILAKACEYIGELRAANQGLGQCLRDNEKLRQEITALKQLISQLKRENLQLRTQLSSSSGTSADVHLSS, encoded by the exons ATGATGAAAACACATATTCCTCCTGTTCCGCCTGAGGTTTCGTCAAGGTCACCAGATAGTGCACGGTGCGCACTTACAGCCGTAGGACGACAGGAGTCGTGGAA CACCGTTGGAACAAAGGATGAATCTGGAACAGGAATAGTTATTGAAGAAGCAGAGATTGTTGATTGTGAAG CAGAAGCAGTTGGAGATGATGGAATGCGATATCAGGAAGCACTTGCTTATAGAGTGGTTCAAGTAAATGGTACGTCAAGCAGTAATGAAATAGAACTGCCCGTAGGACAACCAGGAAGCAATACTGTACAAGTTTTAACGTCTCCTTTGAATGGACAGTTTTATGTCATTGGCAATGCTAATGATGTTTTCACTACTGCTCAAACGTCTAGGTCATTAGTTCCAAGGACTACTCTTCAAATAGAAACACCAAGAAATTGTACTACTGGTTTAAAGAAG AGAGACGACAGAAGAAGAGCAACGCACAATGAAGTTGAACGTCGGCGtagagataaaattaataattggaTTGCAAAATTGGGAAAAATAATACCTGAATGTAATGCCACGACCAATACTAGCGCAGGCGGTAATGGTGGAGAGGGAAAGGCAAATTATGAAACACAG AGCAAAGGAGGGATTTTAGCGAAGGCTTGTGAGTACATAGGCGAATTACGTGCAGCAAATCAGGGCTTGGGTCAATGTTTacgagataatgaaaaattaagacAGGAAATAACTGCCTTAAAACAGCTGATTTCGCAATTAAAACGCGAAAACCTTCAGCTTCGAACACAGTTGTCTTCATCTTCAGGGACAAGTGCTGATGTCCATTTGAGTTCGTAA
- the LOC124946362 gene encoding upstream stimulatory factor 2-like isoform X4 yields MMKTHIPPVPPEVSSRSPDSARCALTAVGRQESWNTVGTKDESGTGIVIEEAEIVDCEEAVGDDGMRYQEALAYRVVQVNGTSSSNEIELPVGQPGSNTVQVLTSPLNGQFYVIGNANDVFTTAQTSRSLVPRTTLQIETPRNCTTGLKKRDDRRRATHNEVERRRRDKINNWIAKLGKIIPECNATTNTSAGGNGGEGKANYETQSKGGILAKACEYIGELRAANQGLGQCLRDNEKLRQEITALKQLISQLKRENLQLRTQLSSSSGTSADVHLSS; encoded by the exons ATGATGAAAACACATATTCCTCCTGTTCCGCCTGAGGTTTCGTCAAGGTCACCAGATAGTGCACGGTGCGCACTTACAGCCGTAGGACGACAGGAGTCGTGGAA CACCGTTGGAACAAAGGATGAATCTGGAACAGGAATAGTTATTGAAGAAGCAGAGATTGTTGATTGTGAAG AAGCAGTTGGAGATGATGGAATGCGATATCAGGAAGCACTTGCTTATAGAGTGGTTCAAGTAAATGGTACGTCAAGCAGTAATGAAATAGAACTGCCCGTAGGACAACCAGGAAGCAATACTGTACAAGTTTTAACGTCTCCTTTGAATGGACAGTTTTATGTCATTGGCAATGCTAATGATGTTTTCACTACTGCTCAAACGTCTAGGTCATTAGTTCCAAGGACTACTCTTCAAATAGAAACACCAAGAAATTGTACTACTGGTTTAAAGAAG AGAGACGACAGAAGAAGAGCAACGCACAATGAAGTTGAACGTCGGCGtagagataaaattaataattggaTTGCAAAATTGGGAAAAATAATACCTGAATGTAATGCCACGACCAATACTAGCGCAGGCGGTAATGGTGGAGAGGGAAAGGCAAATTATGAAACACAG AGCAAAGGAGGGATTTTAGCGAAGGCTTGTGAGTACATAGGCGAATTACGTGCAGCAAATCAGGGCTTGGGTCAATGTTTacgagataatgaaaaattaagacAGGAAATAACTGCCTTAAAACAGCTGATTTCGCAATTAAAACGCGAAAACCTTCAGCTTCGAACACAGTTGTCTTCATCTTCAGGGACAAGTGCTGATGTCCATTTGAGTTCGTAA
- the LOC124946358 gene encoding V-type proton ATPase catalytic subunit A, whose protein sequence is MTSHGLSKIGHEEKESKFGYVYAVSGPVVTAEKMSGSAMYELVRVGYYELVGEIIRLEGDMATIQVYEETSGVTVGDPVLRTGKPLSVELGPGILGSIFDGIQRPLKDINELTNSIYIPKGINVPCLSRTASWEFNPSNIKNGSHITGGDLYGIVYENTLVKHRMILPPKSKGTVTYIAPNGNYTVDDVVLETEFDGERQKYTMLQVWPVRQPRPVTEKLPANHPLLTGQRVLDSLFPCVQGGTTAIPGAFGCGKTVISQALSKYSNSDVIIYVGCGERGNEMSEVLRDFPELTVEIDGVTESIMKRTALVANTSNMPVAAREASIYTGITLSEYFRDMGYNVSMMADSTSRWAEALREISGRLAEMPADSGYPAYLGARLASFYERAGRVKCLGNPDREGSVSIVGAVSPPGGDFSDPVTSATLGIVQVFWGLDKKLAQRKHFPSINWLISYSKYLRALDDFYDKNFPEFVPLRTKVKEILQEEEDLSEIVQLVGKASLAETDKITLEVAKLLKDDFLQQNSYSPYDRFCPFYKTVGMLRNMIAFYDMARHAVESTAQSDNKITWNVIRDSMGNILYQLSSMKFKDPVKDGETKIRADFDQLHEDIQQAFRNLED, encoded by the exons aTGACGAGCCACGGGCTGTCAAAAATTGGACACGAGGAGAAGGAATCTAAATTTGGATATGTCTATGCCGTTTCTGGGCCCG TTGTTACTGCGGAGAAAATGTCAGGCTCCGCTATGTATGAATTAGTTAGAGTTGGGTATTACGAGCTGGTAGGAGAAATCATTCGTTTAGAAGGGGACATGGCCACTATTCAG gtATACGAGGAAACCAGTGGCGTTACCGTAGGGGACCCTGTACTTCGAACAGGAAAACCATTGTCCGTAGAATTGGGCCCCGGAATATTAGGCAGTATTTTTGATGGTATACAGCGCCCGTTGAAGGATATTAATGAGCTTACCAATTCCATTTATATACCAAAGGGTATCAATGTACCTTGTTTATCACGTACCGCATCATGGGAATTTAATCCTTCGAATATAAAGAATGGCAGTCATATAACTGGCGGTGATCTCTACGGTATAGTTTATGAAAATACCTTAGTGAAGCATAGAATGATTTTACCTCCAAAGAGCAAGGGCACTGTCACTTACATCGCGCCAAATGGAAATTATACGGTCGAC GATGTTGTATTGGAGACAGAATTTGATGGCGAGAGGCAAAAGTATACTATGCTTCAG gTATGGCCAGTACGTCAACCCCGCCCAGTTACGGAAAAATTGCCGGCTAATCATCCGTTGCTTACTGGACAACGCGTATTAGATTCACTCTTTCC GTGCGTACAAGGAGGAACAACGGCTATACCTGGTGCTTTTGGATGTGGAAAAACAGTCATTTCTCAAGCTTTGTCCAAATATTCCAACTCCGACGTTATCATATATGTAGGATGCGGCGAGCGTGGCAATGAGATGTCCGAAGTGTTACGTGATTTTCCCGAATTAACCGTCGAAATCGATGGCGTTACCGAATCCATCATGAAACGTACGGCTCTGGTAGCTAACACTTCCAACATGCCTGTAGCTGCTCGAGAGGCTTCCATTTATACCg GTATCACTTTGTCCGAATACTTCAGGGATATGGGCTACAATGTTTCGATGATGGCAGATTCTACTTCCCGATGGGCAGAAGCGTTGCGTGAAATATCTGGTCGTTTAGCTGAAATGCCTGCGGATTCTGGTTATCCTGCATATCTCGGAGCTCGATTGGCCAGCTTTTACGAACGTGCAGGAAG gGTAAAATGCTTAGGAAATCCAGACAGAGAGGGATCCGTGAGTATCGTAGGCGCCGTCTCTCCACCAGGTGGTGATTTCTCAGATCCTGTAACTAGCGCTACGCTTGGTATAGTACAG GTCTTCTGGGGATTGGATAAGAAACTTGCACAACGCAAACATTTTCCATCGATTAATTGGCTTATATCGTACAGTAAATATTTGCGTGCGTTAGATGATTTTTATGACAAGAACTTCCCAGAATTTGTACCATTGAGAAcaaaggtaaaagaaattttacaagAGGAAGAGGATTTGTCCGAGATCGTGCAGCTGGTTGGTAAAGCTTCCCTCGCAGAAACCGACAAGATTACATTGGAAGTTGCGAAACTTTTGAAAGACGATTTTCTCCAACAAAACAG TTACTCCCCGTACGATCGTTTCTGTCCATTTTACAAAACCGTAGGAATGTTAAGGAACATGATTGCATTTTATGATATGGCAAGGCACGCGGTAGAATCTACCGCTCAATCTGACAATAAAATTACATGGAATGTAATTCGCGACAGCATGggaaatattctttatcaaCTAAGCTCGATGAAATTTAAg GATCCTGTGAAGGATGGAGAAACTAAGATAAGAGCCGATTTCGATCAGTTACACGAAGATATCCAACAGGCATTTAGAAATTTAGAAGATTAA
- the LOC124946361 gene encoding sodium/potassium-transporting ATPase subunit beta-1-like, whose product MIILHDETYYKERRPQPDLGPVKNILRFIWNNEKKTLFDRTAKEWGEVVIFYFFFFGVLGLIFALQMHLSLSYIKDVKKPFFTYSGLLNVKNLLEDLHLLPTSLIIENPGIGYKPNIPLPLTSPIIWISETNKNARSKRYVQALTDFLKDYTMNSSQRELKCSEGQLRPYSKLKPCFFDVKSLGTCGKVPYGYTIPIQPCVLIKFNKRLGWIPRYYNRSSVLPHNMPNFLKRIIKKSDKPYIWLSCNGADNIDKEHIGKIEYIPNPGFPIEYFPFRGQKDYVSPVVAIKFKNLTPNRLLTVQCIIWTSNVIEHASYYMDFQIIIEK is encoded by the exons ATGATTATTTTACACGATGAAacttattataaagaaagaagaccaCAACCGGATTTGGGCccagttaaaaatattttgagatttatttggaataatgaaaaaaaaacacttttCGATAGAACTGCAAAAGAGTGgg GTGAAGTGGtcatcttttactttttcttttttggtgtTCTCGGTTTAATATTTGCATTGCAAATGCACTTGAGCCTTTCATATATAAAGGATGTAAAAAAACCGTTCTTTACGTACAGTGGTTTGCTCAatgttaaaaatcttttagaaGATCTTCATCTATTACCGACATCGTTGATTATCGAAAATCCAG GAATCGGTTATAAACCGAACATTCCATTACCGCTTACTTCGCCGATCATTTGGATAAGCGAAACTAATAAAAATGCTCGATCGAAACGATACGTTCAAGCTTTAACGGACTTTCTAAAAG ATTACACGATGAATAGCTCGCAACGAGAATTAAAATGCAGTGAGGGTCAATTGAGACCATATAGTAAATTAAAGCCCTGTTTCTTCGATGTAAAAAGTCTCGGTACTTGCGGAAAAGTCCCTTATGGATATACAATACCAATTCAGCCCTGTGttctaattaaattcaataaa AGACTTGGTTGGATTCCgcgttattataatcgatccTCTGTATTACCACATAATATGccaaattttttgaaaaggaTCATCAAGAAATCGGATAAA CCCTACATTTGGTTATCTTGCAATGGAGCAGACAATATAGACAAGGAACATATTGGAAAAATTGAATACATTCCTAATCCTGGCTTCCCCATTGAATATTTTCCGTTTAGAGGGCAAAAGGATTATGTATCTCCTGTTGTTGCTATAAAATTTAAGAATCTTACAC cAAATAGACTTTTGACCGTACAATGTATAATATGGACCTCTAATGTAATAGAACACGCCAGTTATTATATGGATTTTCAGATAATTATTG AAAAATGA